The genomic stretch GAAACTCCTTCTTCTCCTTCTCAAGAAGAATTTACAATTCAACTGCAATCCTCACAAAATAGAGAACGGGTTGAAGAATTACTCACAGAATTAAGAAATAGAGGCTATTTAGCCTATGCCATCCAGGTTGACCTCAAAGAAAAAGGCATCTGGTATCGAATTAGACTTGGGAAATACAATAGCCGTGAAGAGGCGTTGAACGAAGCGGAGAAATTAAAAAATAAAGGCGTCATCAGTAACTACTTGATTACTAAGAGGTAAATAGGAATTTGTTTCTATGCCTTCCTGAATAACCGAATTAAGAAAATCATTCCCATCATACCGAGAATAATGTTAGGTATCCACATCGCTAAAAGAGGCATAAGTAATCCTTTTTCTGCTAAATTTTCATTTAGTTTTAGCAGAAGATAATAGATAAAGACAATTAAAATACATGTGCCAAATCCAATCGATTTCTCTTTATGTTTAACCATTAGACCTAATGGAACTCCAATAAGGATAAATGCCAAACAGCCAAATGGCATGGCGATATGTTTACCCAATTCAATGAGTAAAGGTTGGAGATTTAAGTTTAATTCTTTGTATCTTTTTATCTCTTCTTTTAATTCCACGATGGTCATTGCCTCAATACTCTTGGGGAGATTTTGGTTTATTTTATTCTCATTTGCGGCTAAATTAATTGTATGAACATCAAAGGCTAATATATGATATTTAGAAGGGTCTTTATCATCAACATGATGAATAACTCCATCTTGCAGTCTTAAGATTACCCCTTTGTTAGTTTTTGAGTATATCGCCATTTTAGCGAAGATAGCTTCTTTAGGCACACCTAACTCACCACCATATTCACAGATGTAAATACCTTTCAACCGTTGTTTTTCTTTATCTAACTTATCAATAAAAAGTTCCCTTTGCCCAATTTTAATAAATCTTTTTTCCTCAAGGTAGCTAGATGGCTGTTGCAGAAGTAACTCTGATTGAATTTTTTCAATTGTGAAATTAGTCCAGGGTAATAAAGTCTCTGCAATAATTAATGTGATGAGGCTAAAAAGTATTCCGGAGATAATCATCCAGATAATTGAAGAAATGAGGCTTATGCCACTTGCCCACATAGCCGTAATCTCATTTTCTGCTTTAAGTTTTCCCCAGGTAATTGTTGTTGCCATAAGAAGAGCGATTGGGAGAGAAATATTAAAAGTAGCCGGGATATAGCATAAGAAAAGTTCAATAATCAAAATTCCAGGAATTTGTTTTGTAATTATCAATTCACTTGATTTGAATATCTCGCTCAAGAAAAAAATGAATGTAAAAAGACACATCCCAAAGAAAAAAGGGAAGATATGCTCTCTTAAAATGTAGCGATGAATGATTTTCATAAGTAAATTATAGCATAAAAATAGTCAAAAGTCTATAATTTTCTGTAAGCATCGGTTGTGTAAAAAGATATAAAGATATTTTTTCTCCGTGATTCACCGGTGTCCCTTCCCTTTGTATTTCATTTCACAACATCCCAGAGATGTAGGTAAGTTTCAATTACTACCTATTGACAAAAATCCTCTGGTATGGTATCATATCAAGTAATCGTTCAGGTGTAAGTAAGGGAAAATGGAAAAGTAGGGAAAAAGGGGAAAAATATTAAAGAATTTCATTTCAAATTTTTGGAGTTCTCAATTCCTGAAGCTGTCAGGAACAGGTTTATTGAGGATTGTGTGCTTTGTCAGTATCACAGAATCGAAGAGCAAGCGAATCGTCTATAGCAGTTATTAGTCAAAATTTTACTCAGGGGGGATAAGTAAAAAATCCCAAATCCCAAGCACCAAATCTCAAATAAGCACCAAATTCCACATACCAAAAAGCGAATTAGAGATTAGTGAATTAGAGATTAGATTTTACTAATTCGCTAATTCGCTTAATTCACTAATTCACTAAATGGAATTTGGAATTTGTGATTTGGAATTTCATAGCCATATTTGGGGCAAATTTCGATTAATAAGTGCTATAAATCGGGGACTCCGTTTAAAAAAAGGAACTTATTTTTGCAAAAACTATAATGCGGGAACGACCAGAACAACTTTCAAATTCCTATACATAAAAATAAATCTCCCATTTTTCCATTATTTCCCCTTTTCCCTTAATTACACCTTGAACGGTTACAATTAAGAGGAACTGTTGTCACTGTTATTATTGCATTTCCTGTGAGGTAGGTAGGTTGAGAATGATTGAGTTTATTGAAAAACTATTAAGATGGATATCACTACCAAAGGTTAAGATACAACAAAATCAGGTAGTCTTTAAAGGAAGAAATATCCTCTTTGTAAAAAAATGGTGTTTAGACTTCTTGTTTTGTGGCATCTTCCTCTCCTTGCTATTTATGGGTAGATATTGTTGGTTTCACTCTTTTTTATGTCTCTTAGTTTTGACATCGCCTTCTTTCATCCTTTTCTGTATTCTCTTTGCCTTTTTATTCGCTGGCTTTTCCTTTGATGACCAAAAGAGAGAGATAGTTAGATCTAAGGGTATGAGCATCCCTTATGAGAAGGTGAAGGGTATTTATATAACCGAGGTTGGAAAACTATTAAGGGTTAGTATTAAAGAGAAGGGGTTGTTAAAAGAGAGCTCTCTTGCTGAGGCATTATCTATAGAGGATAAACAAAGATTGATGGAGGAATTGGATAAAAGATTTCCTCCTGAAATACTTCATGAAAGAAGGTTTTTTATTTGGAGATTTCCAGCACAGACGATGATGCTTTTGATTCTTTTTATATCTTCAATCTACATCTTTTATGTATACCAGGAATGTCCGCAGGTTAGAATAATTCCAAAGAAAAGGGGCTGGGAAATTTCTCAACCTACGAAAGAAAACAGGTATAATCTAAGAGGAATTGCCTTTTCACTTCCTGAAGGCTTTAAGTTTGTGAAAGCAAAAAATGGAAGACTTTTCTTTAAGAATAAGGAAACAGGGATTGTAGTTGATTCTGGCTTTTATAAATCACTTCCTTCAGCTCTCTCTTTAGAACTTTATTACTTTACTGGAATAAAAGAGAGTTATGGTCTATATCAAGCAGTTTACTACGCCCGCTTTGGGATAATACCCTTAGTTTTAAAGGCTATTAGGTTAAGTGGCAGGAAAAAGGTAGAGATTTATGAGATTGAAGAAGAGGTGTTTAAGGGATTCATTAT from bacterium encodes the following:
- a CDS encoding LptF/LptG family permease, whose product is MKIIHRYILREHIFPFFFGMCLFTFIFFLSEIFKSSELIITKQIPGILIIELFLCYIPATFNISLPIALLMATTITWGKLKAENEITAMWASGISLISSIIWMIISGILFSLITLIIAETLLPWTNFTIEKIQSELLLQQPSSYLEEKRFIKIGQRELFIDKLDKEKQRLKGIYICEYGGELGVPKEAIFAKMAIYSKTNKGVILRLQDGVIHHVDDKDPSKYHILAFDVHTINLAANENKINQNLPKSIEAMTIVELKEEIKRYKELNLNLQPLLIELGKHIAMPFGCLAFILIGVPLGLMVKHKEKSIGFGTCILIVFIYYLLLKLNENLAEKGLLMPLLAMWIPNIILGMMGMIFLIRLFRKA